Proteins from a genomic interval of Ammoniphilus sp. CFH 90114:
- a CDS encoding efflux RND transporter periplasmic adaptor subunit: MRNSTLTILLAATLTTTVLSGCSLGAKEAMVAEAEVKTVEAAPVSKQAIQRTLVVSGTLEPVEETLISFEIGGRITGLSKEQGDAVRAGEVLGKLEDQDYQLQVQRAQTGVAQAEAGLAKVNSGAREQEIKQAQLLVEKAQLNADKAQDDLKKIEELYQHGAVAKDTWENATLRVEIALKDLETAQNSLALTQEGARKEDIDQTQSLYQQQIVQKQQAELTLKKTTLVSSSTGTVIAKLVNEGQLVSGGTPVYRVGNVNQLKVILPVPDREISLWQIGAEVTIKLYDQERKGKVSKIYPSTNAGTGTVGVEVLVDNSDRKWLVGQVVTGSYEMKGKEGLFVPVASVIRTGGDKPYVFIVEGDKAVKTEVVIGQLVDGKLEILSGLQEGQMVVSKGADRLFDEDAIEVRAGGEQK, from the coding sequence ATGAGAAATTCAACTTTAACGATACTGTTGGCAGCGACCCTGACAACTACGGTATTGAGCGGATGCAGTTTAGGGGCAAAGGAGGCTATGGTAGCCGAAGCAGAAGTGAAAACCGTTGAGGCGGCCCCTGTTTCTAAGCAAGCGATACAGCGGACCTTGGTTGTATCAGGAACACTAGAGCCAGTGGAAGAAACCTTGATTTCATTTGAAATAGGCGGACGCATTACTGGTCTAAGCAAGGAACAAGGAGATGCTGTGCGCGCAGGAGAGGTTTTAGGGAAGCTAGAGGATCAGGATTACCAGCTCCAGGTCCAACGAGCGCAGACGGGGGTAGCTCAAGCGGAAGCTGGTTTAGCTAAGGTCAATAGCGGAGCTCGAGAACAAGAGATCAAGCAAGCCCAGCTCTTGGTGGAGAAAGCTCAATTGAACGCGGATAAAGCACAGGATGATTTGAAAAAAATAGAAGAGCTCTACCAGCATGGGGCGGTTGCGAAAGATACATGGGAAAATGCCACTTTGAGAGTGGAAATTGCTTTAAAAGATTTAGAGACTGCTCAAAATTCCCTTGCCTTGACTCAGGAAGGAGCGAGAAAGGAAGATATTGACCAGACACAGTCGCTTTATCAGCAACAGATCGTTCAAAAGCAGCAAGCTGAGCTCACGCTAAAGAAGACTACTCTCGTTTCTTCATCTACAGGAACGGTGATCGCGAAGCTCGTCAATGAGGGCCAACTCGTGAGTGGGGGAACTCCAGTGTACCGAGTAGGAAATGTAAATCAGCTGAAGGTGATCTTGCCAGTACCGGACCGAGAGATTTCGCTTTGGCAGATCGGGGCAGAAGTCACAATAAAGCTTTATGACCAAGAGAGAAAAGGAAAGGTTTCGAAGATTTATCCTTCTACGAATGCCGGTACGGGTACAGTGGGAGTAGAAGTTTTAGTCGATAACTCGGATCGGAAGTGGCTGGTAGGTCAAGTGGTAACGGGAAGCTATGAAATGAAAGGGAAGGAAGGTTTGTTCGTTCCTGTGGCCTCCGTTATTCGTACGGGAGGAGATAAGCCTTATGTTTTCATAGTAGAAGGGGACAAGGCTGTGAAAACCGAGGTCGTAATTGGTCAATTGGTTGATGGAAAATTAGAGATCCTCTCCGGGCTGCAAGAAGGACAAATGGTCGTTTCTAAAGGAGCGGATCGCTTATTTGACGAGGATGCCATTGAGGTAAGGGCTGGGGGCGAGCAGAAGTGA
- a CDS encoding efflux RND transporter permease subunit: MIEYLVRKRKITVLFFIMVTILGILSFFQLPKQEQPEIIVNMATVTTVYPGASPEKVEQTITKKLEEKINELQGLNSITSTSSLGVSSIVVEAENGIDPKAKWEELRKKVKDAEANLPTEAHQPIINDDLNRTFIQTFNVYADSFEQLYSVRDLLKEWKDQLRTIPKVADVTIDGLPEKQVTVEIVTQKLQHYGLHWGMVFNAIQKENEQTPLGDYQVGNRTFQLRLDEVQSVDDFANTLVSRTREGYPIYLKDIGTVEMTTKRVKEYYYHNGKPAVSISLNAEFGSDVPSLQAKVDEMMGFLAKDKPTWLKVESIHTQNERVNHLFGDLTKEMLIAIAAVIFVCTLGLNMITSFVVALAIPISIAVGLIPLPYMGISLNQISIVGLIIVLGILVDDAVVVNDNIERRLSVLGEKSFEAAVRGSKEVSISIVTATLATIASFGPLFFLEGNAGQFIKAIPIIITLSMLASMVMSLTIIPIFREWHESRRTTSTDSYRKPAGLLGKQIQTLTDWYSNKLMKDLLKKPLLTGVVGILIGSSAYGLLPLIPVELFPMANRPELLVNVTSSPGSNIEETDTLVQGVSDWLQNQPEITLVAAYAGNSAPKMFGGDTGNGSGEQVGQLIIKVDMKQVKTAEVVDRWNDELKKNFLGSTIIVKELEAGPPVGAPVVIRIFGEDIATLRELSEDVKDVVVKVPGTKEIKDSFGAERNTLQFRLNKEVMDKLMVNPNDVSKAIRLVSEGMKISEFDDGNDLVEMVLKMKKEDEDPTIVFQRITVPNAAGQQIQLSQIATVEPDFALGSISHRNLSRVVTITSDVKGRTATEVMNEIKPKLGNFSWPDGYRYEIGGETSEQTEIFLDMGKLSVIVVFLILILIAMQFYSLSIPLLVMSTIYLAFAGSLIGLFVTQTPLGFMTMMGVISLAGIVVRNGIVLVEFIEEARREGVALMEAVIHACEARFRPILLTSATAISGLTPLAIIGDVLFRPLAITIIFGLAFSTLLTLIIVPSLYVVMTNRKLRKQQKKRLQVENSVEIRM, encoded by the coding sequence GTGATTGAATATCTCGTTCGTAAACGGAAAATAACGGTCCTCTTTTTCATCATGGTCACGATTCTAGGGATTCTGAGCTTCTTTCAATTACCGAAGCAGGAACAGCCTGAGATTATCGTGAACATGGCTACGGTCACGACGGTTTATCCTGGGGCGTCTCCGGAAAAAGTGGAGCAAACGATTACGAAGAAGCTGGAAGAAAAGATTAATGAGTTGCAAGGTTTAAATTCGATTACCTCGACATCATCTTTAGGGGTATCTTCCATTGTGGTGGAAGCAGAGAACGGGATCGATCCGAAGGCGAAATGGGAGGAGCTTCGTAAGAAGGTCAAAGATGCGGAGGCCAATCTTCCAACGGAGGCGCATCAGCCGATCATTAATGACGACTTGAATCGAACCTTTATCCAGACGTTTAACGTTTATGCAGATAGCTTTGAACAGCTGTATAGTGTCCGTGATCTCTTAAAAGAATGGAAAGATCAGCTTCGAACCATTCCAAAGGTAGCCGATGTAACGATTGATGGTCTTCCTGAAAAGCAGGTTACGGTAGAAATTGTTACACAGAAACTTCAACACTATGGTTTGCATTGGGGGATGGTCTTTAATGCGATTCAGAAGGAGAATGAGCAAACTCCGCTCGGAGACTATCAAGTGGGAAACCGTACGTTTCAGCTTCGCTTGGATGAAGTGCAGAGTGTAGATGACTTTGCTAATACTCTAGTTAGTCGGACACGTGAAGGGTATCCTATCTACCTTAAGGATATCGGAACGGTGGAGATGACGACCAAACGGGTAAAGGAGTATTACTACCATAACGGTAAACCGGCCGTTTCGATTAGTTTAAACGCAGAGTTCGGATCTGATGTACCTTCCTTGCAAGCGAAGGTTGATGAAATGATGGGGTTCCTTGCTAAGGATAAACCAACATGGCTGAAGGTAGAGTCCATTCATACGCAGAATGAACGGGTAAATCACCTGTTTGGCGATCTCACAAAGGAGATGCTGATTGCGATTGCAGCTGTTATTTTTGTCTGTACATTAGGGTTGAACATGATCACCTCTTTTGTAGTGGCGCTTGCGATTCCAATCTCTATCGCTGTTGGTTTAATTCCGCTTCCTTACATGGGAATCAGTTTAAACCAGATCTCTATCGTAGGATTAATTATCGTCCTTGGGATCTTAGTCGATGACGCGGTGGTCGTGAATGATAATATTGAAAGACGTTTAAGTGTGTTAGGGGAAAAGTCTTTTGAGGCTGCTGTAAGAGGAAGTAAAGAGGTTTCTATATCCATTGTGACAGCGACATTGGCTACGATTGCTTCGTTTGGTCCGCTTTTTTTCTTAGAAGGAAATGCGGGACAATTTATTAAGGCTATCCCCATTATCATTACGCTATCCATGTTAGCGTCCATGGTCATGTCTCTGACGATTATTCCGATCTTCAGAGAATGGCATGAGTCACGCCGGACGACTTCAACCGATAGCTACCGTAAGCCTGCTGGCTTACTTGGTAAACAAATTCAGACGTTAACGGATTGGTATTCCAATAAGCTCATGAAGGACTTGTTAAAAAAACCGTTGTTGACAGGTGTAGTAGGAATTCTTATCGGTTCTTCGGCTTACGGACTATTGCCGCTGATCCCTGTGGAGCTATTCCCTATGGCTAACCGCCCAGAGCTGTTAGTCAATGTAACATCCTCACCTGGAAGCAATATTGAAGAAACAGATACGTTAGTCCAAGGCGTCTCTGATTGGTTGCAGAATCAACCCGAGATTACCCTCGTTGCGGCTTATGCCGGGAACAGTGCACCCAAAATGTTTGGGGGCGATACAGGTAACGGGTCCGGAGAGCAGGTCGGACAATTGATCATTAAGGTGGATATGAAGCAGGTAAAGACAGCTGAGGTCGTTGACCGCTGGAATGATGAATTGAAGAAGAACTTCCTAGGGTCTACAATTATCGTAAAAGAACTGGAAGCAGGACCTCCTGTAGGTGCACCTGTTGTGATCCGTATCTTTGGGGAAGACATTGCAACCCTTCGGGAGTTGTCTGAAGACGTTAAGGATGTTGTGGTGAAGGTGCCTGGAACAAAGGAAATTAAAGATTCCTTCGGGGCAGAACGAAATACGCTGCAGTTCCGTTTGAATAAAGAAGTGATGGATAAATTGATGGTTAATCCAAATGATGTATCAAAAGCCATTCGCTTGGTCAGTGAAGGGATGAAGATTAGCGAGTTTGATGATGGGAACGATTTGGTTGAGATGGTGCTGAAGATGAAAAAAGAGGATGAAGATCCGACCATTGTCTTCCAACGCATCACGGTTCCTAATGCTGCAGGACAGCAAATTCAGCTTTCTCAGATTGCGACAGTCGAACCCGATTTTGCCTTAGGCAGTATTAGTCATCGCAATTTATCCCGAGTAGTCACGATTACATCGGATGTGAAGGGAAGAACAGCAACAGAAGTGATGAACGAGATCAAGCCGAAGCTAGGAAACTTTAGCTGGCCGGACGGATATCGCTACGAAATTGGCGGGGAGACGTCAGAACAGACGGAGATCTTCCTTGATATGGGGAAACTGTCGGTTATCGTCGTGTTCTTAATCTTAATCCTCATTGCGATGCAGTTTTATTCGCTTTCTATCCCGCTCCTTGTCATGAGTACGATCTATCTAGCTTTTGCAGGAAGTTTAATTGGGCTGTTTGTCACACAAACACCGCTTGGATTTATGACGATGATGGGGGTTATTAGTTTAGCGGGGATTGTCGTGCGAAATGGAATTGTATTGGTAGAGTTCATTGAAGAAGCGCGGCGCGAGGGTGTTGCGTTAATGGAAGCGGTCATTCATGCTTGTGAAGCAAGGTTTAGACCGATCCTTCTTACTTCGGCCACAGCGATTAGCGGTTTGACCCCACTTGCAATAATTGGCGATGTACTTTTTCGTCCGTTAGCGATTACAATTATTTTTGGATTAGCATTTTCTACTTTGCTAACGTTAATTATTGTACCTTCTCTATATGTCGTCATGACGAATAGAAAGCTGAGAAAACAGCAGAAAAAACGACTCCAAGTGGAGAATTCTGTCGAAATTAGGATGTAA
- a CDS encoding AtpZ/AtpI family protein encodes MANPQSPWKAVSLVSLIGTNLVICTLLGVWVGRKLDAAWGIAPWMLITGVLLGMAVGVLITIPVMKRFLGD; translated from the coding sequence TTGGCTAATCCGCAATCGCCTTGGAAGGCAGTTTCTTTGGTCAGTTTGATCGGAACGAACCTCGTGATTTGTACGCTGTTAGGGGTTTGGGTTGGGCGTAAGCTCGATGCAGCTTGGGGTATAGCGCCATGGATGTTAATTACAGGCGTGTTGCTCGGGATGGCAGTGGGAGTCCTCATCACCATTCCTGTTATGAAGAGATTTTTAGGGGATTGA
- the atpB gene encoding F0F1 ATP synthase subunit A, giving the protein MEHGHPIVNFLGMDFNLSTVMMSTIAALIAFLLARAGAKAVTAGAPTGAQNVMEYIIEFIRNTIASTMSLKQGERYIALGFTLVMFIFVSNMLGLPFAIVADTAIGGHHTLWWKSPTADPHVTLTLSVAIIILTQIFGIKEHGVGGFLGSYLKPQAWMLPLNIIEQIANTLTLGLRLFGNIYAGEVLLALLAGAIGAGVFGAIGAALPMLVWQAFSIFVGAIQTFVFLILTMVYISHRVSHDH; this is encoded by the coding sequence ATGGAGCACGGCCATCCGATAGTGAATTTTTTAGGTATGGATTTTAACCTTTCTACAGTGATGATGTCAACGATTGCTGCTTTAATTGCTTTTCTACTCGCAAGAGCAGGAGCTAAGGCAGTAACAGCAGGCGCACCAACAGGTGCCCAGAACGTCATGGAGTATATAATTGAATTTATTCGTAATACGATTGCTAGTACCATGAGTTTGAAGCAAGGGGAACGCTATATCGCACTAGGATTTACCCTCGTCATGTTTATCTTCGTTTCCAATATGCTTGGCTTACCTTTTGCCATCGTTGCGGATACTGCGATTGGGGGACATCATACATTGTGGTGGAAATCACCAACGGCTGATCCGCATGTGACCTTGACGTTATCTGTAGCCATTATTATTCTCACGCAGATTTTCGGAATTAAAGAGCATGGGGTTGGAGGATTCCTTGGTAGTTATTTGAAACCGCAAGCTTGGATGCTACCGCTTAATATTATTGAGCAGATTGCCAATACGTTGACACTTGGTCTTCGTTTGTTCGGTAATATTTATGCAGGGGAAGTATTGTTGGCACTTCTTGCAGGAGCAATCGGCGCTGGAGTATTTGGTGCGATTGGAGCGGCATTGCCGATGTTAGTATGGCAAGCGTTCAGTATCTTTGTTGGTGCAATTCAAACGTTCGTATTCCTCATTCTTACGATGGTTTACATTTCTCACCGCGTAAGTCACGATCACTAA
- the atpE gene encoding F0F1 ATP synthase subunit C, with the protein MTGALAAAIAVGLAAIGAGVGNGLIVSNTVNSIARQPELRGTLQTTMFIGVGLVEAIPIIAVVIAFMSLGQ; encoded by the coding sequence ATGACAGGAGCATTAGCAGCAGCTATCGCTGTAGGACTAGCAGCTATCGGAGCAGGCGTTGGTAACGGATTAATCGTAAGTAACACAGTAAATAGTATCGCGCGTCAACCGGAATTAAGAGGAACTCTTCAAACCACTATGTTTATCGGGGTAGGTCTTGTTGAGGCGATTCCAATCATCGCGGTTGTTATCGCGTTCATGTCTCTTGGTCAATAA
- a CDS encoding acetyl-CoA C-acetyltransferase: MSKRDAVIVSAVRTAIGSFNGSLASLSAADLGAVVLKAAMEKAGVSADQVDQVIMGNILQAGAGQNPTRQAALKAGLDISVPAMGINILCGSGLKAVHLAAQVIASGDSDVVLAGGMESMTQAPYVLQNARNGFRMGDQKVIDSMIHDGLTCAMNNYHMGITAENLADKYEISKEEQDEFAAWSQQKAEKAIAEGRFKDEIVPVVIPQRKGDPIVFEVDEFPRKGVTVEALAKVKPAFKKDGSVSAANASGINDGAACLLVMSREKAEELGLKPLAVVKANATAGVDPSIMGIGPVPASKKALDKAGLALSDMDLVEANEAFAAQSIAVDREFNFDKSKLNVNGGAIALGHPIGASGARVLVTLIHEMMKRESKYGLATLCVGGGMGVATVVEREQ, from the coding sequence ATGAGCAAAAGAGATGCAGTAATTGTGAGTGCCGTACGTACGGCCATTGGAAGCTTCAACGGATCTTTGGCGAGCTTGTCTGCTGCAGACTTAGGAGCTGTTGTATTAAAGGCTGCTATGGAAAAAGCAGGAGTAAGTGCGGATCAAGTAGATCAAGTGATCATGGGGAATATTCTTCAAGCGGGTGCTGGTCAGAATCCAACTCGACAAGCTGCCTTGAAGGCAGGATTGGATATCAGCGTGCCAGCTATGGGAATCAACATCCTTTGCGGTTCTGGATTGAAGGCTGTTCACTTGGCTGCTCAAGTGATCGCTAGCGGAGACTCCGATGTCGTTCTTGCAGGCGGTATGGAGAGCATGACACAAGCTCCTTACGTTTTACAGAACGCGCGCAATGGATTCCGTATGGGCGATCAGAAGGTGATTGACAGCATGATCCACGATGGTTTGACTTGCGCAATGAATAACTACCATATGGGAATTACCGCTGAGAACCTAGCGGATAAATATGAGATTTCGAAAGAAGAGCAAGACGAGTTCGCTGCATGGAGCCAACAGAAGGCAGAGAAGGCCATTGCGGAAGGGCGTTTCAAGGATGAGATTGTTCCTGTTGTCATCCCACAACGTAAGGGTGATCCTATCGTTTTTGAAGTGGATGAGTTCCCTCGTAAAGGCGTTACAGTGGAGGCTTTAGCTAAAGTGAAGCCTGCATTCAAGAAGGATGGTTCTGTTTCAGCGGCGAATGCTTCTGGTATCAACGACGGAGCAGCTTGCTTGCTTGTGATGAGCAGAGAGAAGGCAGAAGAGCTTGGCTTGAAGCCGCTAGCTGTTGTGAAGGCAAACGCTACAGCTGGGGTAGATCCAAGCATTATGGGTATCGGACCTGTTCCTGCATCCAAGAAAGCATTGGATAAGGCTGGGTTGGCTCTTTCTGATATGGATCTAGTAGAGGCGAACGAAGCGTTTGCTGCTCAGTCTATTGCTGTAGACCGTGAATTTAACTTTGACAAGTCGAAGTTAAATGTAAACGGTGGAGCGATCGCTTTAGGACATCCTATCGGAGCGAGTGGTGCTCGTGTATTGGTAACTCTTATTCATGAGATGATGAAGCGTGAATCCAAGTATGGATTAGCGACTCTTTGTGTAGGCGGCGGTATGGGTGTAGCTACTGTTGTTGAGAGAGAGCAATAG
- a CDS encoding ATP synthase subunit I, giving the protein MTDDYIFRVRRISQWTLYVLAGAILGWGFAANKTWFAGLALGLLFGLLGAVFTAWKIHRVGEIAIQYKGERKKASLGMPTRFALAILATMIATRYPEYFHVIAMVIGLMIPPVIALVDSLLLNQKNDAEEGGEL; this is encoded by the coding sequence ATGACGGATGATTACATTTTTCGCGTACGGCGCATTTCGCAATGGACCCTATACGTTTTAGCAGGGGCCATACTTGGCTGGGGGTTCGCTGCTAACAAGACATGGTTCGCTGGACTGGCTCTAGGATTATTATTTGGTTTATTGGGTGCGGTCTTCACCGCTTGGAAGATTCATCGCGTTGGGGAGATTGCCATTCAATATAAAGGTGAACGAAAGAAAGCCTCACTAGGAATGCCCACAAGATTTGCTCTGGCTATCTTAGCGACTATGATCGCGACCAGGTATCCGGAATATTTCCATGTGATCGCTATGGTCATTGGATTGATGATTCCTCCTGTGATTGCTTTAGTCGATTCACTGTTGCTTAATCAAAAAAACGACGCTGAAGAAGGGGGTGAATTATAA